A genomic window from Polaribacter gangjinensis includes:
- a CDS encoding adenylate kinase yields the protein MKIIKLHDLYFSSFIEKDEIAAIVKNLAWQVKEDLSENEIPIFVGILNGCFLFAADFIRAYQGNCEVSFVKLASYNGTKSTDDVKHLVGINEDLTGRTIIILEDIIDTGSTLQEIYNIFRDKNVKELKIVTLFFKPDVFKKELHINYIGKSIEDKFIVGYGLDYNGLGRNYPAIYQLTNKPTMKNIVLFGPPGAGKGTQAIVLKEKYNLVHISTGDVFRFNIKNETELGKLAKSYIDAGDLVPDEVTIDMLKDEVEKNSDACGIIFDGFPRTASQATALDAFLTEKGMQIDAMIALEVPEDILVERILERGKTSGRTDDTDEEKIRNRFNEYNTKTAILKDFYQAQNKYFGINGVGSIEDITHRISTVFETL from the coding sequence ATGAAAATTATAAAACTACACGATTTATATTTTAGTTCTTTTATTGAAAAGGATGAAATTGCTGCGATTGTAAAAAACTTAGCTTGGCAAGTAAAAGAAGATTTATCTGAAAATGAAATTCCTATTTTTGTCGGAATTTTAAATGGATGTTTTTTATTCGCAGCTGATTTTATAAGAGCGTATCAAGGAAATTGTGAAGTTTCATTTGTAAAATTAGCCTCTTATAACGGAACAAAATCAACAGATGATGTAAAACATTTGGTAGGTATTAATGAGGATTTAACAGGAAGAACCATTATTATTTTAGAGGATATTATTGATACCGGAAGCACTTTACAAGAAATTTATAATATCTTTAGAGATAAAAATGTAAAAGAATTAAAAATTGTTACGCTATTTTTTAAACCTGATGTTTTTAAAAAAGAATTGCATATCAATTATATTGGAAAAAGTATTGAAGACAAATTCATTGTTGGATATGGCTTAGATTACAATGGTTTAGGCAGAAATTATCCAGCAATTTATCAATTAACAAACAAACCAACAATGAAAAATATTGTATTATTTGGTCCTCCAGGAGCAGGAAAAGGGACACAAGCAATCGTTTTAAAAGAGAAATATAATTTAGTACATATTTCTACAGGAGATGTTTTTAGATTCAATATCAAAAACGAAACTGAACTTGGTAAATTAGCAAAAAGTTATATTGATGCTGGCGATTTGGTTCCTGACGAAGTTACTATTGATATGTTAAAGGATGAAGTTGAAAAAAATAGTGATGCTTGTGGAATCATTTTTGATGGATTTCCAAGAACAGCCTCACAAGCAACTGCTTTAGATGCATTTTTAACTGAAAAAGGCATGCAAATTGATGCCATGATTGCGTTAGAAGTGCCTGAAGATATTTTGGTTGAACGTATTTTAGAACGTGGAAAAACAAGTGGAAGAACAGACGATACTGATGAAGAAAAAATAAGAAATCGTTTCAACGAATACAATACAAAAACCGCTATCTTAAAAGATTTTTACCAAGCTCAAAACAAATATTTTGGCATCAATGGTGTTGGAAGTATTGAAGATATTACCCATCGAATTTCAACTGTATTTGAAACTTTATAA
- the obgE gene encoding GTPase ObgE, which translates to MTEGNFVDYIKIYASSGKGGQGSTHLHREKFIEKGGPDGGDGGRGGHIILRGDKNLWTLFHLKFKRHFRATQGGAGSKSRSTGADGEDVYIDVPLGTIIRDADTDEIIVEITEDKKEVILLEGGKGGLGNWHFRTATHQTPRFAQPGIDGQEGWFRIELKILADVGLVGFPNAGKSTLLSVVTAAKPKIADYAFTTLKPNLGIVEYRNHQTFVMADIPGIIEGAAEGKGLGHYFLRHIERNAVLLFLIPADSNDINTEYDILLNELKKYNPELLDKHRLLAISKSDLLDEELKTEIRETLPKGIETVFISSVAEIGLMELKDKLWKILHL; encoded by the coding sequence ATGACCGAAGGCAATTTCGTTGATTATATAAAAATTTATGCAAGTTCTGGTAAAGGCGGACAAGGTTCAACGCATTTGCATAGAGAAAAATTTATCGAAAAAGGCGGTCCTGATGGTGGTGATGGCGGACGTGGTGGACATATCATTTTACGAGGTGACAAAAATTTATGGACACTTTTTCATTTAAAGTTTAAACGTCATTTTAGAGCAACTCAAGGTGGTGCAGGAAGCAAAAGTAGAAGTACTGGTGCTGATGGTGAAGATGTGTATATTGATGTTCCTTTAGGAACCATCATTAGAGATGCTGATACTGATGAAATTATTGTAGAAATTACCGAAGATAAAAAAGAAGTTATTCTACTAGAAGGTGGTAAAGGCGGACTAGGAAACTGGCATTTTAGAACAGCAACTCATCAAACTCCAAGATTTGCACAACCCGGAATTGACGGCCAAGAAGGATGGTTTCGCATTGAACTAAAAATTTTGGCTGATGTTGGTTTGGTAGGTTTCCCAAATGCAGGAAAATCAACCTTACTTTCTGTGGTTACAGCTGCAAAACCTAAAATTGCAGATTATGCTTTTACTACATTAAAACCAAATTTAGGAATTGTTGAATATCGAAATCATCAAACTTTTGTAATGGCAGATATTCCAGGAATTATTGAAGGTGCTGCTGAAGGAAAAGGATTAGGACATTATTTTTTACGTCACATTGAACGAAATGCAGTATTGTTATTTTTGATTCCTGCAGACAGCAATGATATCAATACTGAATATGATATTTTATTGAATGAACTCAAAAAATACAATCCCGAGCTGTTAGACAAGCATCGTTTATTGGCAATTTCTAAATCAGATTTATTAGATGAAGAATTAAAAACAGAAATTAGAGAGACACTTCCTAAAGGAATTGAAACCGTTTTTATTTCGTCTGTAGCTGAAATTGGATTAATGGAGTTGAAAGACAAACTGTGGAAAATTCTTCATTTGTAA